From a single Hevea brasiliensis isolate MT/VB/25A 57/8 unplaced genomic scaffold, ASM3005281v1 Scaf1, whole genome shotgun sequence genomic region:
- the LOC110644074 gene encoding uncharacterized protein LOC110644074, translating into MKHWNTDNFKKISSINSKNRKSSNNGEGPSLHIGRSVAFDEYRRRYGETTNQVLREDELYLKIHRIKDDKWICGRSERVWNTFTRNTKQKVSETSTTRNEDGFEVQERDVGLNRATEENEAQECNEDNNILTLLQNIPKEQVLNTWIDTIGGAKKGRVYGLGSKTSVVGE; encoded by the exons AAATATCATCCATCAACTCAAAGAATAGAAAGTCGAGCAATAATGGAGAAGGTCCATCCTTACATATTGGAAGATCAGTTGCATTTGATGAATATAGAAGAAGATAT GGAGAAACGACTAATCAAGTACTTAGGGAAGATGAATTATACTTGAAGATTCATAGGATAAAAGATGATAAGTGGATTTGTGGGAGGTCAGAAAGAGTGTGG aaTACATTCACAAGAAATACTAAGCAAAAGGTAAGTGAAACATCAACCACAAGAAATGAAGATGGTTTCGAAGTACAGGAAAGAGATGTGGGATTAAACAGGGCAACAGAGGAAAATGAGGCACAAGAATGCAATGAAGACAATAATATCTTGACTTTGCTACAAAATATCCCAAAGGAGCAAGTGTTGAATACTTGGATTGACACAATTGGTGGAGCAAAGAAAGGAAGAGTGTATGGCCTTGGCTCAAAAACTTCAGTTGTAGGAGAATAA